The proteins below come from a single Nitrospiraceae bacterium genomic window:
- a CDS encoding NAD(+)/NADH kinase, protein MSNFQTIGIITKPNAPNMQKETSYLHDWLVSHHKTVILDSTQGFPTLDSPTRLQIAKEADLLIVLGGDGTMLSGARLVEQRGIPILGVNMGGLGFLTEINFDDLPTALGKVFAGEWQLDKRLMLKVQLQRGDQILCTYSALNDVVISKGHLARMIATKIWVNHAFMTNLRGDGLIVATPTGSTAYSLSAKGPILDPRLEVLLINPICPHTFSHRPFLAPGDVPITIELTSQEPAMATIDGQVGVEMLTGDLVQVRASDHRTHLIRFPERSYFEVLRTKLKWGDG, encoded by the coding sequence ATGTCTAACTTCCAGACCATCGGAATCATCACCAAACCTAACGCCCCCAACATGCAGAAGGAGACGTCCTATCTCCATGATTGGTTGGTTTCCCATCACAAAACGGTGATTCTTGATTCCACCCAAGGCTTTCCTACCTTGGATAGTCCTACCCGTCTGCAGATTGCCAAGGAAGCCGACCTCCTCATTGTATTAGGTGGCGATGGCACGATGTTAAGCGGAGCAAGGCTTGTTGAGCAACGAGGGATTCCCATCCTGGGAGTCAATATGGGAGGTCTGGGCTTCCTCACTGAAATCAACTTTGACGATCTCCCCACAGCCTTAGGAAAAGTGTTCGCAGGAGAATGGCAACTGGATAAACGCCTGATGTTAAAAGTCCAGCTACAACGGGGTGACCAAATCCTCTGTACCTACTCAGCATTAAATGACGTAGTAATAAGTAAAGGACATTTGGCGAGAATGATCGCCACCAAAATATGGGTCAATCACGCATTTATGACAAACTTGCGTGGTGATGGACTGATCGTCGCTACCCCGACAGGATCGACGGCTTACTCCCTTTCGGCAAAGGGTCCGATTTTAGATCCACGGCTGGAAGTGTTGCTAATCAATCCGATCTGCCCTCACACCTTTTCCCACCGCCCCTTTCTTGCCCCGGGTGATGTGCCGATCACCATTGAACTGACAAGTCAGGAACCGGCCATGGCGACCATAGATGGCCAGGTGGGAGTGGAAATGCTGACTGGCGATCTTGTGCAAGTGCGAGCCTCAGACCACCGCACGCATCTTATTCGTTTTCCAGAGCGAAGCTACTTTGAGGTATTACGTACCAAATTAAAGTGGGGGGATGGGTGA
- the arsC gene encoding arsenate reductase (glutaredoxin) (This arsenate reductase requires both glutathione and glutaredoxin to convert arsenate to arsenite, after which the efflux transporter formed by ArsA and ArsB can extrude the arsenite from the cell, providing resistance.), giving the protein MADILIYHKPTCSTCRQVIKLVEESGQPFTTINYYEKTFSKSTLKGLLKKAGIKSSEIIRKKEEIYKKLNLQNSEFTDDELLDILIKHPDLIQRPLVQKGDQVILARPPETVTKLL; this is encoded by the coding sequence ATGGCTGACATCCTTATTTATCACAAACCAACATGCTCCACCTGCCGACAGGTCATCAAACTGGTGGAGGAAAGCGGACAACCCTTTACGACCATTAACTATTACGAAAAAACTTTTTCCAAATCCACGCTCAAAGGGCTACTCAAGAAAGCAGGGATTAAATCGTCAGAAATTATCCGTAAAAAGGAAGAGATCTACAAAAAGCTGAACTTACAGAACTCAGAATTCACCGATGATGAATTATTAGACATCCTCATCAAACACCCGGACCTCATCCAGCGTCCTCTGGTCCAAAAAGGGGATCAGGTAATCCTCGCCCGCCCTCCGGAAACCGTCACCAAACTTCTTTAA
- a CDS encoding DnaJ domain-containing protein, which translates to MALNEHNRRKFVAGMSRRIAKLRDQSEQSLDFAIETMFQERTEAYLHVEQGLIEVDRMLGLVEGELENITELTTAQRLESRLEFIEDRFEEFESEIRQRPRRRRHKINLFNFFKAAGGGGGEGEPTSVRGEIRSSVQAYEVLGVEFGSPLPVVTRAFRERAKKIHPDIRQGDRSSEPELRRIIEAYQFLKTDYFGSSASDSIQRPF; encoded by the coding sequence ATGGCGTTAAATGAGCACAATCGACGGAAATTTGTGGCTGGCATGAGTCGGCGGATTGCCAAGCTTCGCGATCAGTCTGAGCAAAGCTTGGACTTTGCTATTGAAACGATGTTTCAAGAGCGGACAGAGGCCTATTTGCATGTTGAGCAGGGGTTGATCGAAGTTGATCGGATGTTGGGGCTGGTTGAGGGGGAGCTGGAGAATATTACAGAATTGACTACCGCCCAGCGCTTGGAGTCGCGCTTAGAATTTATTGAGGACCGGTTTGAAGAATTTGAAAGCGAGATCAGGCAGCGTCCTCGCCGTCGAAGGCACAAGATCAATCTCTTTAATTTTTTTAAGGCTGCTGGCGGAGGCGGAGGAGAGGGAGAGCCCACTTCTGTTCGTGGGGAAATTCGTTCGTCTGTCCAAGCCTATGAAGTGCTGGGTGTTGAATTTGGAAGTCCTTTGCCAGTGGTGACTCGAGCCTTTCGAGAGCGGGCGAAGAAAATTCATCCTGATATTCGCCAAGGTGACCGCAGTTCCGAGCCGGAACTGCGGCGTATTATCGAAGCCTACCAATTTCTCAAAACCGATTATTTCGGCAGTTCGGCCTCAGATTCTATCCAGCGGCCATTTTGA
- a CDS encoding c-type cytochrome yields the protein MNYYLLILGRSFILSIILTPPAWSVNPAGYGSAGGEFNIKISRVPSNEIAKAKSAKPPIEPTSEILAEGKEIFLGRGGCISCHGAEGKGNGPAAKNLPIQPRNFTNPKFNTYRTPGEMMWVLKNGSMGQTGRVPGTGMLPVVQPKGFISEEDGWKVLLYERSLGEQQP from the coding sequence ATGAATTACTACCTGCTTATTTTGGGAAGGAGCTTTATTCTCTCCATCATCCTTACGCCACCGGCCTGGTCAGTCAACCCTGCCGGCTATGGCAGCGCTGGTGGTGAATTCAACATCAAAATCTCCAGAGTCCCCTCAAATGAGATAGCCAAAGCCAAATCGGCGAAACCTCCCATTGAGCCCACTTCGGAAATCCTTGCCGAAGGAAAAGAAATCTTTCTGGGACGTGGAGGCTGTATTAGTTGTCATGGGGCCGAAGGAAAAGGAAATGGGCCGGCCGCCAAAAACCTTCCCATTCAACCGAGAAATTTCACCAACCCGAAGTTTAACACCTATCGAACACCGGGTGAAATGATGTGGGTCCTCAAAAACGGAAGCATGGGACAGACAGGACGGGTCCCTGGAACAGGGATGCTACCAGTTGTCCAGCCCAAGGGTTTCATTTCTGAGGAAGATGGATGGAAGGTGTTGCTCTATGAACGAAGCCTCGGAGAGCAGCAACCATAA
- a CDS encoding DUF255 domain-containing protein: MSESTTERQPNRLSHETSPYLLQHAYNPVDWFPWGEEALNLAKKENKPILLSIGYSACHWCHVMERESFENQAIADLMNRYFVNIKVDREERPDLDEIYMQATTAMNQGHGGWPMTVFLTPDQEPIFAGTYFPPTDRYGRPGFGSILTNIGEGWKKDQSNITQQASRFTARLRNALQPASPLAVGAAEIEDAVKQYARDFDARYGGFGRAPKFPPATGLSFLLRQYHWSREKKILAMVTKTLDGMAEGGLYDHIGGGFARYSTDDEWLAPHFEKMLYDNALLARTYVEAFQVTGENRYRQVATETLDYILREMTAPEGGFYSATDADSEGVEGKFFVWTPEQIREILTNEQDAARFCAYFDITDEGNWEHTNIPRTKKSLETVAEELGCSPGDLGETIMRTKSTVYQSRLKRVPPGLDDKIITAWNGMMIGTMAEAGRVFNHQPYLDGAVRAADFLLTTLSRPESRLWRTYRAGHAHLNACLEDYAYATEAMIDVYEATGYERYLHEAVSLAERLLEDFEDRDHGGFFTTAADHEALIIRGREGADGATPSGNAVAASALARLSFHHDREDFRKAATNAIRAYGQQIGQVPRGFPKSLMVVDLLLRGPVELALVGSPTNKGYSQLRTVVNACFVPYRILAYRQELEAETPHPLLTGKTLVNGQAALYVCKNFACQAPITDPQEAIEVLTYPQGTITSPEPPVQALTSQGLSGHATPQGTGQYVARILASPQDSRPSSHGYTSLGSTGLTTSRIGFGGYRINLGVEDHRRALEKSLQGGCNLIDTSTNYADGESERLVGVVLKDLIAKEVVSRDEVIVVSKIGYVQGNNLSRAEAREQAGKPFPEMVKYGEGIWHCLHPSFLEEQLTLSLDRLGLETLDICLLHNPEYFLSDAKNRNLSIDPIRREDLRQEFYRRLQQAFSYLETQIVAGRLQYYGVSSNTCTAKPDNPEATSLSRMLKAAEAAAKHAGIPHHHFRILQLPMNVFESGALLTPNTGPEQVQTVLAFAQEANIAILVNRPLNAIPGKGAGMIRLADPQVEISNTNFEAQQPKVAALEHDYKQVLAPQVPKPEKGAAPLDYFNWAEELKRIRPSIQNLEHWDQIESQTIAPHANQVFQLLTRHFSGKQEEEQIWESWRDRYVPELVSLLKVMRMEAAQKSAKKISEIRKLIDPLLPESKREEPFARKALWAVASIPGVTSVLNGMRHPVYVDDSLTILKWEPLSQPRALLETIHTSGVP, translated from the coding sequence ATGTCTGAATCCACAACAGAACGCCAACCCAATCGACTGAGTCACGAAACCAGCCCCTATCTCCTCCAACATGCCTACAACCCGGTAGATTGGTTCCCCTGGGGAGAAGAGGCATTGAATCTGGCAAAAAAAGAAAATAAGCCTATCCTGCTCTCCATTGGCTATTCAGCCTGCCATTGGTGCCATGTAATGGAGCGGGAATCCTTTGAAAATCAGGCCATCGCGGATCTGATGAACCGGTACTTTGTAAATATCAAAGTGGACAGGGAAGAACGTCCGGATTTGGATGAAATCTATATGCAAGCCACGACCGCCATGAACCAGGGACACGGCGGATGGCCCATGACCGTTTTTCTCACCCCTGATCAGGAACCCATTTTTGCGGGAACCTATTTCCCTCCCACCGACCGCTATGGTCGTCCGGGATTCGGATCAATCCTGACAAATATTGGGGAGGGGTGGAAGAAAGATCAATCTAACATCACCCAACAAGCCAGTCGATTCACCGCACGCTTGCGAAATGCCCTGCAACCCGCATCTCCCCTCGCCGTTGGTGCAGCGGAGATTGAAGATGCCGTCAAGCAATATGCCCGTGATTTCGACGCACGTTACGGAGGATTTGGACGTGCACCAAAATTCCCACCGGCCACCGGCCTCTCCTTTCTCCTGCGCCAATATCACTGGAGTCGAGAAAAAAAAATCCTCGCCATGGTCACCAAAACCCTTGATGGGATGGCCGAAGGCGGACTGTATGATCATATCGGTGGAGGATTTGCTCGCTATTCTACCGATGACGAATGGTTAGCCCCGCACTTTGAAAAAATGCTGTATGACAACGCACTCCTTGCACGGACATACGTCGAAGCGTTTCAAGTCACAGGTGAGAATCGATACCGCCAGGTCGCCACAGAGACCTTAGATTACATTTTGCGAGAAATGACCGCACCGGAAGGCGGGTTTTATTCAGCCACTGATGCAGACAGCGAGGGAGTAGAAGGCAAGTTTTTCGTGTGGACGCCGGAACAGATACGTGAAATTCTGACAAACGAACAAGACGCCGCTCGCTTCTGCGCCTATTTTGACATCACGGATGAAGGCAATTGGGAGCACACCAACATCCCTCGCACAAAAAAATCTCTAGAAACCGTCGCGGAGGAGTTAGGCTGTTCCCCTGGGGACTTAGGCGAGACAATCATGCGGACAAAATCTACCGTGTATCAGTCTCGTCTGAAACGTGTTCCGCCGGGACTCGATGATAAAATCATTACCGCCTGGAATGGCATGATGATCGGAACGATGGCGGAAGCCGGCCGAGTTTTCAACCACCAACCGTATCTGGATGGTGCCGTTCGGGCCGCCGATTTTCTGCTGACCACGCTTTCACGGCCTGAAAGCCGGCTCTGGCGTACCTATCGGGCAGGACATGCCCACCTCAATGCCTGCTTGGAAGATTATGCCTATGCGACCGAGGCAATGATCGATGTCTATGAAGCCACGGGGTATGAACGGTACCTCCATGAGGCGGTCTCATTAGCTGAACGCCTCCTTGAAGACTTTGAGGATCGAGACCATGGAGGATTCTTTACCACAGCCGCCGATCATGAAGCCTTAATTATCCGGGGAAGGGAAGGTGCCGATGGCGCAACTCCCAGTGGAAATGCGGTGGCTGCATCGGCGTTAGCCCGCTTATCATTTCACCATGATCGGGAAGACTTTCGGAAAGCCGCGACCAATGCTATTCGTGCCTATGGACAACAAATCGGTCAGGTGCCGCGAGGGTTTCCCAAAAGTCTCATGGTCGTCGACCTTTTATTACGAGGCCCGGTGGAATTAGCTCTTGTGGGATCTCCTACAAACAAGGGATATAGCCAACTCCGCACGGTGGTCAATGCGTGTTTCGTACCGTATCGCATTTTGGCCTATCGGCAAGAGCTGGAGGCTGAAACCCCTCATCCTCTGTTAACTGGGAAGACCCTGGTCAATGGGCAAGCCGCACTCTATGTCTGTAAGAACTTTGCCTGCCAGGCTCCGATTACCGATCCTCAAGAGGCCATTGAGGTATTGACCTATCCTCAGGGGACCATCACCTCACCAGAACCACCCGTGCAAGCACTAACCAGCCAAGGGCTTTCCGGACATGCCACTCCTCAAGGGACGGGGCAGTACGTGGCCAGGATCCTGGCCAGCCCCCAGGATTCGCGCCCTTCTTCCCACGGATATACGTCTTTGGGTTCAACCGGATTGACCACTTCTCGCATAGGCTTTGGTGGTTACCGGATCAACCTTGGAGTGGAAGACCACCGAAGAGCACTTGAAAAATCTTTACAAGGCGGGTGCAACCTTATCGATACGTCCACCAATTATGCGGACGGTGAGAGCGAACGCTTGGTGGGTGTCGTGCTCAAGGATCTCATCGCTAAAGAGGTTGTCTCTCGTGATGAAGTCATCGTGGTTTCAAAAATCGGTTACGTCCAGGGAAATAATCTTTCGCGCGCTGAGGCCAGGGAACAAGCCGGCAAACCGTTTCCCGAGATGGTCAAATATGGGGAAGGCATCTGGCATTGCCTCCATCCTTCATTTCTAGAAGAACAACTGACTCTGTCCCTTGACCGCCTGGGGCTGGAAACCCTGGATATCTGCCTCCTGCATAATCCAGAATATTTTCTGTCCGATGCCAAGAACAGGAACTTGTCGATTGATCCCATCAGACGTGAAGATCTCCGGCAGGAGTTTTATCGCCGCCTGCAACAGGCTTTTTCTTATCTGGAGACACAGATCGTGGCCGGCCGGTTGCAATACTATGGAGTCTCCTCCAATACCTGCACAGCCAAACCCGATAATCCCGAAGCCACCTCACTTTCTCGCATGCTCAAGGCCGCTGAAGCTGCAGCAAAACATGCCGGCATTCCGCACCATCATTTTCGAATACTGCAACTCCCGATGAATGTGTTTGAATCGGGAGCACTGCTCACGCCCAATACCGGACCCGAACAGGTCCAAACGGTCTTGGCATTTGCCCAGGAAGCCAACATTGCTATCCTGGTGAACCGGCCTCTGAATGCCATTCCTGGAAAAGGCGCAGGCATGATCCGCCTCGCAGACCCTCAGGTGGAAATTTCCAATACGAACTTTGAGGCCCAACAACCAAAGGTCGCCGCGCTGGAGCACGACTACAAGCAGGTGTTAGCACCCCAGGTCCCTAAACCTGAGAAAGGAGCTGCTCCGTTGGATTATTTCAACTGGGCCGAAGAACTGAAACGAATTCGTCCGTCCATCCAAAATCTCGAGCACTGGGACCAAATTGAATCACAAACGATTGCCCCCCATGCCAATCAGGTCTTCCAACTGCTCACCCGACATTTCTCCGGAAAACAGGAAGAGGAACAAATATGGGAATCGTGGCGGGATCGCTATGTCCCTGAGCTCGTCTCCCTCCTCAAGGTCATGCGCATGGAGGCCGCACAAAAAAGTGCAAAAAAAATCTCTGAAATTCGTAAGCTTATTGACCCCCTCTTACCAGAATCCAAACGGGAAGAACCCTTCGCCCGTAAAGCCCTCTGGGCGGTTGCCAGTATCCCGGGTGTAACCAGTGTGCTCAACGGCATGCGACATCCTGTCTATGTCGATGACTCACTAACCATCCTGAAATGGGAACCGCTCTCTCAACCCCGAGCACTATTGGAGACTATTCATACATCCGGGGTTCCCTGA
- a CDS encoding zinc transporter ZupT, whose protein sequence is MGSLLGLGAIAGVFPIYLGIVLALIIARAMSRAWEGYLTGIATGVLVYLFFDLMHEAVEFTGATDVLSWVAFLGSLLIGFVGLVLIEQRQQGRNRTEPSKLFLPYMIALGMGLHNLGEGLAIGAAYMQGEWVLSGVLILGFALHNGTEGFAIIGSAGKSRPSFKDIILMGLLAGLPTCLGTLISGFAVSHYFTIMFFALAAGSLLYVIFSLTTIFYTATRRVQSAYGVFTGISLMFLTAMVLQIVSGIRT, encoded by the coding sequence ATTGGATCATTACTTGGGCTTGGCGCGATTGCCGGGGTTTTCCCGATTTATCTTGGCATCGTCCTGGCCTTAATAATTGCAAGGGCCATGAGCAGGGCGTGGGAAGGCTATTTAACCGGAATCGCCACCGGGGTACTTGTCTACCTCTTTTTTGACCTCATGCACGAGGCCGTGGAATTCACGGGCGCGACAGATGTCCTATCGTGGGTCGCCTTTCTCGGAAGCTTGCTAATCGGATTTGTGGGACTGGTGCTCATTGAGCAACGCCAGCAGGGTCGGAACCGGACAGAGCCATCCAAGCTATTTCTCCCCTACATGATTGCCCTGGGAATGGGGCTCCATAATTTGGGCGAAGGACTGGCGATCGGCGCCGCCTACATGCAGGGCGAATGGGTCTTAAGCGGGGTCCTCATTTTGGGCTTTGCCCTACATAATGGGACAGAAGGATTTGCCATAATCGGCTCGGCTGGAAAATCAAGGCCAAGCTTCAAAGATATCATTTTGATGGGATTGCTGGCAGGTCTGCCAACTTGTCTGGGAACTTTAATCAGCGGATTCGCGGTATCTCACTACTTTACCATCATGTTTTTTGCGTTAGCTGCGGGCTCGCTGTTATACGTGATCTTTTCTCTAACGACGATTTTCTATACCGCTACCCGACGGGTTCAATCGGCCTATGGGGTCTTCACCGGTATCAGTCTCATGTTCCTCACGGCCATGGTTCTGCAGATTGTCAGCGGCATTCGCACCTAA
- a CDS encoding pentapeptide repeat-containing protein, translating to MANQEQLKLIKAGVNVWNAWRKANPSIRIDLSGGNFSRLELSCVDLAGANLQDVNFNHANLSGAILSGANLTESSLFEANLTGANLENANVSDADLLGVILIRANLERAHLAKTDLTGADLTEANLTEANLLLANLQRAKLIEANLEGCKLREANLGQADLASANLGRADLAQANLKQANLGGANVEQASLIQVNLQEANLQNLFNMTLFQLSKARSLRQARLDAPVYAQLAEEYPHVCGEN from the coding sequence ATGGCGAATCAAGAGCAATTGAAGCTCATCAAGGCGGGTGTAAATGTCTGGAATGCATGGAGAAAAGCCAATCCTTCCATTCGAATAGATTTGAGTGGAGGAAATTTTTCCAGACTGGAATTATCCTGTGTCGATTTGGCTGGTGCCAACTTGCAAGATGTCAATTTCAATCACGCGAATCTTTCAGGTGCCATATTGTCCGGGGCTAATTTGACTGAGTCCAGTTTGTTTGAAGCAAATTTGACCGGTGCGAACCTGGAAAATGCGAATGTGAGTGACGCGGATCTTCTCGGGGTCATACTTATACGGGCGAATCTGGAGCGGGCACATCTCGCTAAAACGGACTTAACAGGGGCAGATCTCACCGAAGCAAATCTTACCGAAGCGAATCTTCTTTTGGCTAATTTGCAACGTGCAAAACTCATTGAGGCCAATTTGGAGGGATGTAAGCTGCGAGAAGCAAACCTGGGGCAGGCGGATCTTGCGAGCGCCAATCTTGGTCGCGCTGATTTGGCGCAGGCCAATCTCAAGCAAGCGAATCTAGGGGGTGCGAACGTTGAGCAGGCTTCACTGATTCAGGTGAATTTGCAGGAGGCTAATCTTCAGAATCTTTTCAACATGACTCTCTTTCAATTGTCAAAAGCCAGATCGTTGCGGCAGGCTCGACTAGACGCGCCAGTCTATGCACAGCTTGCAGAGGAGTATCCTCATGTATGTGGGGAGAATTAG
- a CDS encoding DNA internalization-related competence protein ComEC/Rec2: MSYLTGLWFGPFLTFFPLSLLGALFIFGCILTWFEQQRRLTRKTGFILFALVVGGIGHAYWASTTQGESNLVTESDEQPIFLEGTIVEPVRQTPDGLVLLVEATHMVKQGEEQTAYGRIRLTWREPGAFTLIYGDHVAFMARVREPYGTMNPGGFHYGQYLKQQGIQAVATVQGPEAIRIHGLQELTARGFILGVIDRWRQSIHSAAVSSLTNPALGLFLGMVLGEQSYIESDIRDAFMASGTVHILSISGSHLGLLALLIFAGARWSLCQLPTFWLEQLSLRLTATRFAVLITLPAVSFYTLLAGAEMATVRSWIMIVVCCAGIWLGRERNLVTALALAALLMVLPHPEAIHDISFQLSYLSVAAIALVAQARKEKESNLSGIDAVFPPAKPTWLLGLWRKAVLAWLITLAVSLTTLPLVAHDFHQIPWLGLLTNMVIVPLVGALMIPLGLLSGMIVLAGGGATLPLSGLNQWVFDWLAEVVMMLSHVPGAAWYVASPSMSSMIVFWGMLAAGVAMWHRQLIRWGCGTILLAILLWWGWSPRTGWNPGTVRVTFLDVGQGDATLIELPDGQTVLIDGGPSYRRLDMGRAVIGPYLWNQGIRRLDHVVATHPQWDHVGGLPWVLDTFEVGHYWDNGISRPERFFSRLHLAVKSAGLQEQTSTAGTVIVSPGPCSLTVLAPFSRQGIEEYGSWIVSSGRDLNNQSLVTRLECGPHSFLFTADAEQQSLNELLQVSNGLSARIVKVPHHGAKSSLHREWVNRLQAEAMVVSVGAHNRYGHPAPEVLDAYEQRGLPVYRTDRDGAIWFIASLGSDDMTVRTAKEGSLLQVQAGPRMWGEEWGNWIRLWNR; the protein is encoded by the coding sequence GTGTCCTACCTCACTGGGCTGTGGTTTGGCCCGTTTCTAACCTTCTTCCCCCTATCACTTTTGGGTGCTCTTTTTATTTTTGGGTGCATTCTCACCTGGTTTGAACAACAGCGACGCCTCACTCGAAAAACCGGGTTCATCCTGTTTGCCCTTGTGGTGGGAGGAATCGGCCATGCTTATTGGGCATCGACCACGCAAGGGGAATCGAATCTAGTTACCGAGTCGGATGAACAGCCTATCTTCCTTGAAGGAACTATTGTCGAACCGGTCAGGCAGACTCCGGACGGGCTAGTTTTGCTGGTGGAGGCGACCCATATGGTGAAACAGGGAGAGGAGCAGACGGCTTATGGGCGAATCCGTCTAACTTGGCGGGAGCCGGGTGCTTTTACATTAATCTATGGTGATCATGTCGCCTTTATGGCCCGAGTACGCGAACCCTATGGAACCATGAACCCTGGCGGATTTCATTATGGACAATATCTAAAACAGCAAGGAATTCAGGCTGTTGCGACCGTGCAAGGCCCGGAAGCCATCAGGATTCATGGCCTCCAAGAGCTGACTGCCCGTGGGTTTATATTGGGTGTGATCGATCGCTGGCGCCAATCGATTCATTCTGCGGCGGTCTCCAGTCTCACAAACCCTGCATTAGGATTGTTCCTAGGTATGGTATTGGGAGAGCAAAGTTATATTGAGTCGGATATTCGAGATGCCTTTATGGCCAGCGGAACCGTCCATATTCTCTCGATCTCCGGGTCTCATTTAGGGTTATTGGCCTTGTTGATTTTTGCCGGCGCACGATGGAGCCTGTGCCAGTTACCGACGTTTTGGCTGGAACAACTTTCGTTACGCCTCACCGCCACACGGTTTGCGGTCCTGATCACATTGCCGGCCGTCTCCTTTTATACCTTGCTGGCGGGAGCGGAAATGGCGACGGTTCGCTCATGGATCATGATTGTGGTGTGTTGTGCCGGCATATGGTTGGGAAGGGAACGCAATCTGGTGACGGCGTTAGCCCTAGCCGCGCTTCTTATGGTTTTACCGCATCCGGAGGCCATTCATGATATTTCTTTCCAGTTATCCTATCTGTCAGTTGCTGCAATTGCCCTCGTGGCCCAGGCCCGTAAGGAAAAAGAATCCAATCTATCCGGAATAGATGCAGTCTTCCCACCAGCAAAACCGACATGGCTCCTGGGTCTCTGGCGTAAGGCTGTACTTGCCTGGCTGATAACCCTCGCAGTCAGCTTGACCACGTTGCCTTTGGTGGCCCATGACTTTCATCAAATCCCGTGGCTGGGGTTATTGACTAATATGGTGATTGTGCCCCTGGTCGGCGCTTTAATGATTCCCCTAGGTTTGTTGTCAGGGATGATCGTCTTAGCGGGGGGAGGAGCAACTCTTCCTTTGTCCGGTCTGAATCAATGGGTCTTTGACTGGCTCGCGGAGGTCGTGATGATGCTCTCACATGTTCCCGGAGCGGCCTGGTATGTCGCATCGCCGAGCATGAGTTCGATGATCGTCTTTTGGGGAATGCTGGCCGCGGGTGTGGCTATGTGGCATCGACAGCTGATCCGATGGGGGTGTGGCACAATCCTGCTCGCGATTCTGCTGTGGTGGGGATGGTCCCCACGCACAGGGTGGAATCCGGGAACGGTACGTGTCACGTTCCTGGATGTAGGACAAGGAGATGCCACCCTCATTGAATTACCTGACGGTCAAACCGTCTTGATCGATGGCGGTCCATCCTATCGACGATTGGATATGGGACGTGCGGTCATCGGGCCCTATCTCTGGAATCAGGGTATCCGAAGGCTGGATCATGTGGTTGCCACGCATCCGCAATGGGATCATGTGGGTGGATTGCCGTGGGTGTTGGATACGTTTGAGGTGGGACACTATTGGGATAATGGCATCTCTCGTCCGGAACGTTTTTTTTCTCGCCTCCACTTGGCGGTGAAATCTGCCGGACTTCAGGAACAGACAAGCACAGCTGGAACTGTCATTGTCAGCCCGGGACCTTGCTCTCTGACGGTGCTGGCACCTTTCTCCCGCCAAGGGATAGAGGAATATGGATCCTGGATAGTGTCGAGTGGAAGGGATCTTAATAATCAATCGCTCGTCACCAGGCTCGAATGCGGACCGCATTCATTTTTGTTCACGGCCGATGCGGAACAGCAATCTCTGAATGAATTGCTGCAGGTTTCTAATGGTCTTTCTGCCCGCATCGTGAAAGTGCCGCATCATGGAGCGAAAAGTTCTCTGCATCGTGAATGGGTGAATCGCCTTCAAGCTGAAGCAATGGTTGTTTCGGTGGGTGCCCATAACCGGTATGGACATCCAGCTCCTGAGGTGTTGGATGCGTATGAACAACGAGGCCTTCCTGTATATCGGACTGATCGCGATGGAGCGATCTGGTTCATCGCAAGTCTTGGATCGGACGACATGACGGTTCGAACAGCAAAGGAGGGAAGTCTGCTCCAGGTTCAGGCCGGCCCTCGTATGTGGGGAGAGGAATGGGGAAATTGGATTCGATTATGGAATCGATAA